Proteins encoded by one window of Nitrincola iocasae:
- the phnD gene encoding phosphate/phosphite/phosphonate ABC transporter substrate-binding protein, which yields MKLFKQLLLATSLIMMAITPLFAADADPDTLKVALLPDENASELIKRNKPLKDYLEIALNKKVELIVTTDYSSMIEAMRFGRIDLAYFGPLSYVMAKSKSDIEPFAAMVIDGVPTYRSILIANVDSGIDSYADIKGKKMVYGDRASTSSHLIPKTVLLEEGGIEAQTDYEQHFVGSHDAVAMNVANGNADAGGLSEVIFNFVVERQLIDPTKVKVLGHSKPYPQYPWAMRSNLNDDLKARIKDAFISLDDEEVLNNFKAEGFAPITDADYDVIRDMGKILNLDFDKM from the coding sequence ATGAAACTGTTTAAACAATTACTGTTAGCAACGTCATTAATAATGATGGCCATTACGCCGTTATTCGCAGCGGATGCCGATCCAGATACGCTCAAAGTCGCGTTATTGCCTGATGAAAATGCTTCTGAACTGATCAAACGCAATAAGCCGTTGAAAGACTATCTGGAAATCGCGCTGAATAAAAAAGTGGAGTTAATTGTAACGACCGACTACTCCTCAATGATTGAAGCCATGCGTTTTGGGCGTATTGATCTAGCGTATTTTGGCCCTCTTTCCTATGTGATGGCCAAATCCAAAAGTGATATAGAGCCGTTTGCAGCGATGGTTATTGATGGTGTGCCGACCTATCGTTCTATTTTGATTGCCAATGTGGACTCAGGGATTGATTCCTATGCTGATATTAAAGGCAAAAAAATGGTCTACGGTGACCGAGCTTCAACTTCGAGCCATCTCATCCCAAAAACAGTACTTTTGGAAGAGGGTGGTATTGAAGCGCAAACAGATTATGAACAACACTTTGTCGGCTCGCATGATGCAGTTGCAATGAATGTGGCCAATGGTAACGCCGATGCGGGCGGACTTTCAGAAGTCATCTTCAATTTTGTTGTAGAGCGCCAACTAATCGATCCCACAAAAGTGAAAGTACTGGGACATAGCAAACCTTATCCACAATACCCTTGGGCGATGCGATCCAATTTGAATGACGACTTGAAAGCTAGAATCAAAGATGCATTTATCAGTCTAGATGATGAAGAAGTACTGAATAATTTTAAAGCCGAGGGATTTGCGCCAATTACTGATGCTGATTATGACGTTATTCGAGATATGGGAAAAATATTGAATCTTGATTTTGACAAGATGTAA
- the phnC gene encoding phosphonate ABC transporter ATP-binding protein gives MNRNNADVYIAIGDDMTCTKTPHPILSIENLGITYPGGIEAIRSTSIQFQPGEFNVLLGLSGAGKSSLLRALNHLVKPTSGNVISAEFGALNNQRILRQHRRKTAMVFQHHQLILRHSALKNVLMGRLGYYSFWRSLLPMPQDSLKIALNCLDRVGLADKALTRVDQLSGGQQQRVGIARALAQQPTIILADEPVASLDPSTSEKILTLLKKICAEDGITAVVSLHQLEYAKRFADRIIGLSDAQIVFDAAPQQLDNKQLALIYEQPASLTKDETSTDIERLSTQKNLPHKTATQLEIA, from the coding sequence ATGAACCGCAATAATGCGGATGTTTATATTGCGATAGGTGATGATATGACATGTACTAAAACACCTCATCCGATTCTGAGCATAGAGAATCTAGGCATAACATATCCTGGTGGTATTGAAGCAATTCGCTCAACCTCAATTCAATTTCAACCTGGTGAATTTAATGTACTTCTCGGTCTATCTGGTGCGGGAAAGTCTTCGCTATTAAGAGCGCTAAATCACTTAGTAAAGCCTACTTCTGGTAACGTTATTTCAGCCGAATTCGGAGCATTGAATAATCAACGAATCTTACGGCAGCACCGTCGTAAAACCGCCATGGTATTTCAACACCATCAACTCATTCTACGCCATAGCGCTCTTAAGAATGTACTCATGGGACGGCTGGGATATTACTCATTCTGGCGCAGCTTATTACCTATGCCCCAAGACAGTTTAAAAATAGCCCTGAATTGTTTAGATCGTGTTGGCCTTGCTGATAAAGCCTTGACAAGAGTAGATCAATTATCCGGTGGTCAGCAACAACGTGTTGGCATTGCCCGTGCACTGGCCCAACAACCCACCATTATTCTGGCAGATGAGCCAGTCGCCAGCCTTGATCCTTCTACCTCCGAAAAAATTCTGACTCTACTGAAAAAAATCTGTGCCGAGGACGGAATCACTGCCGTAGTGTCATTGCATCAACTTGAATACGCCAAACGGTTTGCTGATCGAATAATTGGTCTTTCTGACGCTCAAATAGTGTTTGATGCAGCTCCACAACAACTGGATAACAAGCAGTTGGCCCTGATTTACGAACAACCAGCCAGCCTTACAAAAGATGAAACATCCACCGATATAGAACGCCTATCTACCCAAAAAAATTTACCTCATAAAACTGCAACACAACTGGAGATTGCCTGA